Proteins from one Ipomoea triloba cultivar NCNSP0323 chromosome 1, ASM357664v1 genomic window:
- the LOC116022427 gene encoding branched-chain-amino-acid aminotransferase 2, chloroplastic-like isoform X1 has translation MSGIVAFSRALALHHRFKFGTRYFTAQAASSLKPICDPSTYSDSAEEYANIDWNNLGFGLTPTDYMYVMKTTGDGSFEQGKLDRFGNLELSPASGVLNYGQGLYEGMKAFRRENGGIFLFRPDQNAARMQIGAERLCMPSLTTEQFLDALRQTVLANKRWIPPPGKGSLYIRPMLLGSGPILGLAPAPHYTFLVYVSPVGNYFKEGTAPLNIYIEEEYHRAVHGGAGGVKSITNYAPVMKPITMAKGRGFSDVLYLDSVHKRYVEEVSSCNIFIVKGNIISTPTVGATILPGITRKSIIDIARDSGYKVEERLVEVEELCEADEVFCTGTAVGVATVGSITYKGKRIEYKLGEEHVSKKLGSTLVGIQKGVIEDKRGWVMEIGEKTSWSNSI, from the exons ATGTCTGGAATTGTCGCTTTTTCTCGGGCTCTAGCTTTACATCACCGATTCAAG TTCGGAACTAGATACTTCACGGCTCAAGCTGCATCTTCTTTGAAACCAATCTGCGATCCATCTACTTACAG TGACAGCGCTGAAGAATATGCTAATATTGACTGGAACAATCTGGGATTTGGTCTGACTCCAACTGATTACATGTACGTTATGAAAACCACCGGAGATGGCAGTTTCGAACAGGGAAAACTCGATCGCTTCGGAAACCTGGAACTCAGCCCCGCCTCCGGCGTCTTGAATTACGGGCAG GGCTTATATGAAGGCATGAAAGCATTCAGGAGAGAAAATGGAGGAATCTTCTTATTCCGGCCAGATCAAAATGCAGCCAGAATGCAGATTGGCGCTGAAAGACTGTGCATGCCTTCCCTAACAACTGAACAGTTTCTGGATGCTCTGCGACAAACTGTTCTGGCTAACAAGCGTTGG ATACCTCCTCCGGGAAAAGGATCGCTTTACATTAGGCCTATGCTGCTCGGAAGTGGACCCATTTTAGGTTTGGCTCCGGCGCCCCACTATACCTTCCTTGTCTATGTTTCCCCTGTCGGAAACTACTTTAAG GAGGGGACAGCACCCTTGAACATATACATAGAGGAAGAGTACCACCGCGCCGTGCACGGCGGAGCAGGCGGTGTCAAAAGCATAACTAACTACGCGCCG GTTATGAAACCTATTACCATGGCAAAAGGCCGAGGATTCTCCGATGTGCTATACCTGGATTCCGTCCACAAGCGGTATGTCGAGGAGGTGTCTTCATGTAACATCTTCATTGTCAAG GGAAACATTATTTCAACTCCCACTGTCGGTGCAACCATCCTCCCGGGGATCACCAGAAAGAGCATTATAGACATCGCACGAGATTCCGGGTACAAGGTTGAAGAACGGTTGGTGGAAGTTGAGGAATTATGTGAAGCTGATGAAGTCTTTTGCACTGGAACTGCAGTTGGTGTTGCTACAGTTGGAAGTATTACATACAAGGGAAAAAG GATTGAGTACAAGTTGGGGGAGGAGCATGTGAGCAAGAAACTGGGCTCAACACTTGTGGGGATACAAAAAGGTGTAATTGAAGACAAGAGGGGGTGGGTTATGGAGATTGGAGAAAAAACCTCATGGTCCAATTCAATATAA
- the LOC116022470 gene encoding transcription factor RAX3-like, which produces MGRAPCCDKNNVKKGPWSPEEDAKLKAYIEEHGTGGNWIALPQKIGLKRCGKSCRLRWLNYLRPNIKHGGFSEEEDNIICSLFISIGSRWSIIAAQLPGRTDNDIKNYWNTRLKKKLFGKQRRDHGGLKAGNVARQKQAEMRKAAVAAAARENPMMMMMAPLANTNNNTPPWPELPVLDPIRFAPDNQPAFNDHHSIRNLLIKLGGKFGDDNDNNDDLKHKNLALYPTENPPAVLLPPLYQQNPMNQISSAPTTETLNSPFSINEYNMEAEIRSFPGENCFYTDNTNIPQKMDGLEFLYDNMLSNNNGRLGSSSGGAMMDWSEMMSYCSLAFAPPLSSYTSSTVQPPAAQPHSAAALFDGEELISYSGTPPQ; this is translated from the exons ATGGGTAGAGCACCCTGCTGTGACAAAAATAACGTGAAGAAAGGGCCATGGTCGCCTGAAGAAGATGCCAAGTTGAAGGCTTATATTGAAGAGCATGGAACCGGTGGTAATTGGATTGCTTTGCCTCAGAAAATTG GGCTAAAGAGATGCGGGAAGAGTTGTCGTCTCCGATGGCTGAACTATCTCCGGCCGAACATTAAGCACGGAGGGTTTTCAGAGGAAGAAGATAACATCATCTGCAGCCTCTTTATAAGTATTGGGAGTAG GTGGTCTATAATAGCGGCGCAGCTCCCCGGAAGAACTGATAACGACATAAAGAATTACTGGAACACAAGGTTGAAGAAGAAGCTTTTCGGCAAGCAGCGGCGAGATCACGGCGGCCTCAAGGCCGGTAACGTAGCCCGGCAAAAGCAAGCCGAAATGAGAAAAgccgccgtcgccgccgccgccagaGAAAACcctatgatgatgatgatggctcCTCTCGCCAACACTAACAATAACACTCCTCCCTGGCCGGAGCTCCCGGTTCTCGACCCGATCCGATTCGCCCCCGACAACCAACCCGCTTTCAACGACCACCACTCCATTAGAAACCTCTTAATCAAGCTCGGCGGCAAATTCGGGGACGACAACGACAACAACGACGATCTTAAGCATAAAAACCTCGCTTTATACCCCACGGAAAATCCGCCGGCTGTTCTCTTGCCGCCGCTCTATCAACAAAATCCCATGAATCAAATCTCGTCTGCTCCGACAACCGAAACCTTAAACTCTCCATTCTCAATCAACGAATACAACATGGAAGCGGAAATTCGGAGCTTCCCAGGTGAGAATTGTTTCTACACCGACAACACTAACATCCCGCAGAAAATGGACGGTCTGGAATTCTTGTACGACAACATGTTAAGCAACAACAATGGGAGACTTGGAAGCAGTAGCGGAGGAGCCATGATGGACTGGAGTGAGATGATGAGCTATTGCAGCTTAGCATTTGCTCCTCCACTGTCATCTTACACAAGTTCTACTGTTCAACCCCCGGCGGCGCAACCTCACTCTGCGGCGGCGCTATTTGACGGCGAGGAGCTCATCAGCTACTCCGGGACGCCGCCGCAATAG
- the LOC116022427 gene encoding branched-chain-amino-acid aminotransferase 2, chloroplastic-like isoform X2 produces MSGIVAFSRALALHHRFKFGTRYFTAQAASSLKPICDPSTYSAEEYANIDWNNLGFGLTPTDYMYVMKTTGDGSFEQGKLDRFGNLELSPASGVLNYGQGLYEGMKAFRRENGGIFLFRPDQNAARMQIGAERLCMPSLTTEQFLDALRQTVLANKRWIPPPGKGSLYIRPMLLGSGPILGLAPAPHYTFLVYVSPVGNYFKEGTAPLNIYIEEEYHRAVHGGAGGVKSITNYAPVMKPITMAKGRGFSDVLYLDSVHKRYVEEVSSCNIFIVKGNIISTPTVGATILPGITRKSIIDIARDSGYKVEERLVEVEELCEADEVFCTGTAVGVATVGSITYKGKRIEYKLGEEHVSKKLGSTLVGIQKGVIEDKRGWVMEIGEKTSWSNSI; encoded by the exons ATGTCTGGAATTGTCGCTTTTTCTCGGGCTCTAGCTTTACATCACCGATTCAAG TTCGGAACTAGATACTTCACGGCTCAAGCTGCATCTTCTTTGAAACCAATCTGCGATCCATCTACTTACAG CGCTGAAGAATATGCTAATATTGACTGGAACAATCTGGGATTTGGTCTGACTCCAACTGATTACATGTACGTTATGAAAACCACCGGAGATGGCAGTTTCGAACAGGGAAAACTCGATCGCTTCGGAAACCTGGAACTCAGCCCCGCCTCCGGCGTCTTGAATTACGGGCAG GGCTTATATGAAGGCATGAAAGCATTCAGGAGAGAAAATGGAGGAATCTTCTTATTCCGGCCAGATCAAAATGCAGCCAGAATGCAGATTGGCGCTGAAAGACTGTGCATGCCTTCCCTAACAACTGAACAGTTTCTGGATGCTCTGCGACAAACTGTTCTGGCTAACAAGCGTTGG ATACCTCCTCCGGGAAAAGGATCGCTTTACATTAGGCCTATGCTGCTCGGAAGTGGACCCATTTTAGGTTTGGCTCCGGCGCCCCACTATACCTTCCTTGTCTATGTTTCCCCTGTCGGAAACTACTTTAAG GAGGGGACAGCACCCTTGAACATATACATAGAGGAAGAGTACCACCGCGCCGTGCACGGCGGAGCAGGCGGTGTCAAAAGCATAACTAACTACGCGCCG GTTATGAAACCTATTACCATGGCAAAAGGCCGAGGATTCTCCGATGTGCTATACCTGGATTCCGTCCACAAGCGGTATGTCGAGGAGGTGTCTTCATGTAACATCTTCATTGTCAAG GGAAACATTATTTCAACTCCCACTGTCGGTGCAACCATCCTCCCGGGGATCACCAGAAAGAGCATTATAGACATCGCACGAGATTCCGGGTACAAGGTTGAAGAACGGTTGGTGGAAGTTGAGGAATTATGTGAAGCTGATGAAGTCTTTTGCACTGGAACTGCAGTTGGTGTTGCTACAGTTGGAAGTATTACATACAAGGGAAAAAG GATTGAGTACAAGTTGGGGGAGGAGCATGTGAGCAAGAAACTGGGCTCAACACTTGTGGGGATACAAAAAGGTGTAATTGAAGACAAGAGGGGGTGGGTTATGGAGATTGGAGAAAAAACCTCATGGTCCAATTCAATATAA